TATTCGGCACCGTAAGAATTACGATCTACAATATTTTTAAAAATGTCGGCCCTTTGCCTTTATGAGCATTATTTTCCGGGAAGACATGATACCAGGTATATATTATTCTTTCTTTCTGGATTTTATTTCCTGTTCAATTTCCTTCAAATCCTGTTCATCTGCCTGTCGCGCTTCCCAGGCTTTTCGCTTCGAATCAAATTGTTCGTAAATTTCTCTCACCTTCTTCTCCATTATCGAATTGCTAATCGTGCCTTTTCCCCGAAGAATCTTTTGATCATTAAAATCCAAAATTCGATCGACATTTTCCCTCCAAAAAGAAATGGTTAAATCAAGCCTGTTTTTCGCTCGAAACTCTGCACTTTCCAGAAAAATGACAACTAAACGATTGAGTGTGTCTATTTCATCTGCTGTGAGGTAGTTTTTAGCCGTGAAAATATCGCCTTTCCGAACAATGCTCCCTTTCCATGAAGTTAAATTCATATTAGGCGAATCAGCGCTGGCCCGTGAGACAATAATCTCAGCCGCGGTTTTGCCTGTTACTGCATACAACAACTTATTTTGTGTCTCTGCAAAAAACATTTGCGTTGCTTTATCGGAAGAATCGTAATCACTACTTAATGAAAAAAGGTCGCGAACTTTCTGGTAGAAACGTTTTTCTGATGCCCGTATATCCCGAATCCGACTTAAGAGCTCATCAAAGTAGTCGGGTCTTCCGTCCGGGTTCTTCAAACGTTCATCATCCATTACAAAGCCCTTGATCATGTATTCTTTTAGGTTGCGATTTGCCCACATTCGGAATTGCGTTCCTCTTTTGCTCCGCACCCGAAAGCCTATCGCCAAAATCACATCAAGCGCATAAAATGTTACACTATATTCCTTGCCATCTGCAGCAGTTGTTAAGTAATTCTTAACAACTGATCCATCACCTAATTCACCATCTTTCAATATATTGGATATATGCATACTAATGTTTGGAACCGAGGTGTCAAAAAGTTCCGCCAGTTGACTTTGGTTCATCCAGACACTCCCATCTTTAGCATAAAGGGATACGGAAGCCTTACCGTCAGGTGTGTTGTAAATGATAATATTTTGCATGTTATCGTGTTCCATCTTAATTCTTTTTTTCTTTGGCAGATAGGCTATTGTGTTCCTGTATCAGGCAATCTTTTTTAAAAATTTTGACCCGGTTTATTCGAACAATAGCTCTTTTTCTAATCCAAAACACTTTGGGACGAGACCATAAATCCAAATTTAACGAAATAGTTTATCATTTGGGGGTATACACTATTTCGCTACTGGTTCAACTCAAACTCCTTTAATAACCTGTCTCTTCTCCCAAACATTCCCTCCCCATTGAGTGTTAGAAAATTACTGGCTGGCGCGCATCATGTATCAGCTGCCGATTCATCTGACCGAGCCAAACATCGAATTTCACACCATAAAAACCTGTTAGTATGAAGTCTGAATCACCATATCGATTCGAAAAAGAATTGAAAACCGCCAAGGGCTCCTTCCGGTATTTCAGTTTGCCCGAACTGGAAGCCAAAGGACACAGCATTTCTCACCTGCCGTTTTCCATCCGCATTTTGCTGGAGAACGCCCTCCGCAATTACGACGATTTCGCCGTCACCAGCGAGCACATCGAAACGCTTCTCAACTGGAAGCCGGAACCGTCCGACAAAGACATTCCCTACAAGCCGGCCCGTGTGCTAATGCAGGATTTCACCGGTGTTCCGGCCGTAGTCGACATTGCTTCGCTGCGCGCCGAACTGGCCCGGAAAGGCAAGAACCCGGACAAGTTGAACCCGCAAATTCCGGTCGACCTGGTCATCGACCACTCGGTACAGGTCGATTATTTCGGTACCGAGTATGCCTACCGGCGAAACGTGGAAGTGGAGTACGAACGCAACGGCGAGCGCTACCAGTTCCTGAAATGGGCACAAAAGGCATTCAAAAATTTCAGCGTGGTACCGCCCGGCATGGGCATTTGCCACCAGGTGAACCTGGAATACCTCGCCCAGGGCGTCATAGAGCGCGATGGAACGGTTTTCCCCGACACGCTGGTGGGAACGGACAGTCACACCCCGATGGTGAACGGAATCGGCGTCGTTGGCTGGGGCGTCGGCGGCATCGAAGCCGAAGCGGCGCTGCTGGGTCAACCCATTTATTTCATCATGCCGGAAGTGATCGGATTGCAACTGACCGGCCAGTTGCCGCCCGGAACGACAGCGACCGACATGGTGCTGACCATCACACAGCTGTTGCGGAACTACGGCGTGGTAGGCAAATTCGTCGAAGTCTTCGGTCCTGGCCTCGACCATCTGACGGTTCCCGACCGGGCGACCATCAGTAATATGTCGCCGGAGTTCGGTTGCACAGTCAGCTACTTCCCCATCGACGACCAAACGCTCGATTATATGCAGAAGACTGGCCGATCGGAGGATCAGATTCAACTGGTGAAAGATTACTGCCAGGCTAATAACCTGTGGCGAACCGGTAAGGAAGAAATCACCTACACGGATGTACTGGAGCTCGACCTCTCGACGGTTGAACCGACAGTTGCAGGTCCAAAACGTCCGCAGGACAAGATTTTACTGCGTGAATTCAAGCCGAAGTTTGTCGACTTGCTACAAGAAAGTTTTGGGCGCAAATACATCGAGCCGGATAACCGCGAAATCGTCCGCTGGTCGGCCGAAGGCGGCAGTCAGCCGGTACACACGTATGCCGGCGGTCAGCGCGAAGTAGAAGTGGAAAGTCAGAACGACAAAGGCCTGAAGATGGTACAGGTAACACTGGGGCAGGAAAAATTCCAGCTTTCGGATGGTTCGGTAGTCATTGCCGCCATCACCTCGTGCACCAACACGTCCAATCCTTCGGTGATGATTGGTGCCGGACTGGTTGCCCGAAAGGCCCGCAGGCTGGGACTGACTTCCCGTCCGTGGGTAAAAACCTCGCTGGCGCCGGGCTCCAAAGTGGTTACCGATTACCTCGAAAAGGCCGGCCTGCTCACCGACCTCGAAGCGCTGCGGTTCCACCTGGTGGGTTACGGATGTACTTCGTGTATCGGGAACTCCGGTCCGCTGCCGCCGCACATCGCACAGGCAGTCGACGACAATGAACTAATCGTCTCTTCTGTCCTTTCGGGAAACCGGAACTTCGAAGCCCGCGTTCACCCGCAGGTAAAAATGAATTTCCTGATGTCGCCCATGCTGGTGGTTGCTTTCGCCATTGCCGGCCGCGTGGATATCGACCTGAACAACGAGCCGGTGGGTTACGACACCAATCAGCAACCGGTTTACCTGAAAGATATCTGGCCGACGCCGGAAGAGATATACGAAACCATGCAGAACGTGCTGTCGACGGACGATTTCCGCAAGGATTACAGCACGATAACCGACGGAAACGAAATCTGGCAAAACCTGCAGGCACCCGACGAACAGCTTTATTCGTGGGAAGAAACGTCTACTTACATCAAGGAAGCGCCGTTCTTCACCCATCTTCCGGAAAAACCGGAAAAGCTACAGGAGATCGAAGGCGCCCGGGTACTGCTCTCGCTGGGCGACAGCGTAACCACTGACCACATTTCGCCGGCCGGTTCGTTCAAAGCCGATTCTCCTGCCGGGAAATACCTGACCGAACGGGACGTAAAACAGAAGAACTTCAACTCGTACGGCTCACGCCGCGGAAACGACGAGGTAATGGTGCGCGGAACATTCGCCAATGTGCGGATCAAAAACAAACTGGCTGAGCAGGAAGGCGGTTTTACTACCTATTTGCCTTCCGCCGAAGAGATGCCGGTTTACGACGCCGCCATGAAATACCACGACGACGGAACGCCTTTGCTGGTGCTGGCCGGGAAAGAGTACGGAAGCGGTTCCTCGCGTGACTGGGCCGCCAAGGGAACTTCTCTGCTCGGCATCAAAGCGGTGCTGGCCGAAAGCTACGAGCGCATTCACCGCAGCAACCTGATTGGCTTGGGCGTGCTGCCGCTCCAATTCAAAGAGGGCGAAAGCAGTGAATCGCTGGGGCTGAACGGAAAAGAGACCTTCGGCGTGAAAGGCATCAGCGACGAGATGAAACCGCTGCAGGAGCTGGATGTGGAAGCCCAAAAGGAAAACGGGGAGACTGTACAATTCAAAGCAGTGGCCCGCCTCGATTCGCAAATCGAAATCGAGTATTACCGCCACGGCGGCATTTTGCAATATGTGCTAAGGCAATACCTCAACGAAGCATAATCATTTTGCTTACAAATACGAATGGAACGGAGCATTCGGGAAACCGGTGCTCCGTTTTTCATTTCCGGGCTAACCGGGTAAAACGACCGTGAAAGTGGTGCCCATTCCGGAAATGGAATGGAACGAGAGAGTTCCGCTGTGGCGGTGAACAATCTGACGGGAGAGTGCCAGTCCGATACCGCTTCCGCCCTGCCGGGTCGTGAAGAACGGAACGAAAACCTGGTCAGCGTATTCTTCCGGAATGCCAACGCCGTTATCGGCCACCACGATGCGGGTTTCCTGCTCGCCTTTCTGCACGCTCAGGTTGATTTCGGCATGCTCCACTTCCGACACCGCTTCCACCGCATTCTTCAGGAGGTTGATTACCACTTGCGAAATCAGTTTGTCGTCGGCTGTGAATTCCGTGATTCCGTTCGATACGTTGACGTTGAATTGAATATTCCGCTGCTGCATTTCCTGATGGTACAAAATCCGGAAACGAGACAACCAGTCCTCGATGGCGATCGGTTTCAGCACGGGTTCAGGGATTTTGTACAATTTCCGGTACCGCTCAACGAACGACATCATCAAATCGCCCTGCTCCTCGATGGCTCCGGCGCTGTTCCGGATACGCCCGATATCGATGCCGGATTGCGTGCAAATTTCGGAAACCTCCTCGGGCAACGAACGCCCGATGGACTGGGCCAGCGAGGTAATCGGGGCAATGGAATTCATGATTTCGTGCGACATGATGCGGAAAAGCTTTTGCCACGACTCCACTTCGCGCTCTTCCAACTCGGCCTTGATGTTTTGCAACGCCAGCAAATGATAATGCTTATCGCCGAAAATGAATTCGCTGGCGCGAAGCTGCAACACCACCACCTGCCCGTTGACGGTGAATTTATAGAGCAAGGGCTTGCCCGGTTTCAGTCGCTGCAGTTTCTGGTAAAATTCGGGTACGCGGTGTTCCAGCGTCTTCACGGAAGTGAGATGATGCAATTCCAGCAACTCCAGCAATGCAGGATTGGCGATGATGACCTTTCCCTGCTCGTCGTAAGCCAGCAATCCGCTTCCCGAATGGCCTATTAGTTCTGCATAAAACTGTTCCTGAAAACGGTTGTGCACCCGCTCTTTCCGGATGGCACTACGCAACCGGAGCAACGACTCCTTCAGCTCGTCGAATCCCGGGGGAGCCACCCCTTTTTCGAGGTTCAGAGATGAATCCTCGTTTAGCATTCCTTCGAAAAACAGGCTCAAATCGCGGTTGGTTTTTCCCAAAAAATGATACAACCTCCCGGCTACGATAAGGAAAACAAAGGTTGCAATTCCACTCCACAAATATCCTCCGGCGAACCACCAAAAGGCCGCCAGAATGGCCAGGGCTCCCATCACCAGAATAAAGCCAGCAAGTCTCCCGTTGAATCGGTTAAAGCCCATATTTCTTCACTTTATTGTAGAGCGTTTGTCGTGTAATTCCCAGCCGCGTAGCC
This Prolixibacter sp. NT017 DNA region includes the following protein-coding sequences:
- a CDS encoding virulence RhuM family protein; protein product: MEHDNMQNIIIYNTPDGKASVSLYAKDGSVWMNQSQLAELFDTSVPNISMHISNILKDGELGDGSVVKNYLTTAADGKEYSVTFYALDVILAIGFRVRSKRGTQFRMWANRNLKEYMIKGFVMDDERLKNPDGRPDYFDELLSRIRDIRASEKRFYQKVRDLFSLSSDYDSSDKATQMFFAETQNKLLYAVTGKTAAEIIVSRASADSPNMNLTSWKGSIVRKGDIFTAKNYLTADEIDTLNRLVVIFLESAEFRAKNRLDLTISFWRENVDRILDFNDQKILRGKGTISNSIMEKKVREIYEQFDSKRKAWEARQADEQDLKEIEQEIKSRKKE
- the acnA gene encoding aconitate hydratase AcnA, whose translation is MKSESPYRFEKELKTAKGSFRYFSLPELEAKGHSISHLPFSIRILLENALRNYDDFAVTSEHIETLLNWKPEPSDKDIPYKPARVLMQDFTGVPAVVDIASLRAELARKGKNPDKLNPQIPVDLVIDHSVQVDYFGTEYAYRRNVEVEYERNGERYQFLKWAQKAFKNFSVVPPGMGICHQVNLEYLAQGVIERDGTVFPDTLVGTDSHTPMVNGIGVVGWGVGGIEAEAALLGQPIYFIMPEVIGLQLTGQLPPGTTATDMVLTITQLLRNYGVVGKFVEVFGPGLDHLTVPDRATISNMSPEFGCTVSYFPIDDQTLDYMQKTGRSEDQIQLVKDYCQANNLWRTGKEEITYTDVLELDLSTVEPTVAGPKRPQDKILLREFKPKFVDLLQESFGRKYIEPDNREIVRWSAEGGSQPVHTYAGGQREVEVESQNDKGLKMVQVTLGQEKFQLSDGSVVIAAITSCTNTSNPSVMIGAGLVARKARRLGLTSRPWVKTSLAPGSKVVTDYLEKAGLLTDLEALRFHLVGYGCTSCIGNSGPLPPHIAQAVDDNELIVSSVLSGNRNFEARVHPQVKMNFLMSPMLVVAFAIAGRVDIDLNNEPVGYDTNQQPVYLKDIWPTPEEIYETMQNVLSTDDFRKDYSTITDGNEIWQNLQAPDEQLYSWEETSTYIKEAPFFTHLPEKPEKLQEIEGARVLLSLGDSVTTDHISPAGSFKADSPAGKYLTERDVKQKNFNSYGSRRGNDEVMVRGTFANVRIKNKLAEQEGGFTTYLPSAEEMPVYDAAMKYHDDGTPLLVLAGKEYGSGSSRDWAAKGTSLLGIKAVLAESYERIHRSNLIGLGVLPLQFKEGESSESLGLNGKETFGVKGISDEMKPLQELDVEAQKENGETVQFKAVARLDSQIEIEYYRHGGILQYVLRQYLNEA
- a CDS encoding PAS domain-containing sensor histidine kinase, whose translation is MGFNRFNGRLAGFILVMGALAILAAFWWFAGGYLWSGIATFVFLIVAGRLYHFLGKTNRDLSLFFEGMLNEDSSLNLEKGVAPPGFDELKESLLRLRSAIRKERVHNRFQEQFYAELIGHSGSGLLAYDEQGKVIIANPALLELLELHHLTSVKTLEHRVPEFYQKLQRLKPGKPLLYKFTVNGQVVVLQLRASEFIFGDKHYHLLALQNIKAELEEREVESWQKLFRIMSHEIMNSIAPITSLAQSIGRSLPEEVSEICTQSGIDIGRIRNSAGAIEEQGDLMMSFVERYRKLYKIPEPVLKPIAIEDWLSRFRILYHQEMQQRNIQFNVNVSNGITEFTADDKLISQVVINLLKNAVEAVSEVEHAEINLSVQKGEQETRIVVADNGVGIPEEYADQVFVPFFTTRQGGSGIGLALSRQIVHRHSGTLSFHSISGMGTTFTVVLPG